The Formosa sp. Hel1_33_131 genome window below encodes:
- a CDS encoding DUF721 domain-containing protein, with protein MSKRQNDPFKIDDLMKSFVKENKLEKGLDKVNVEAAWADMMGNGVNNYTNSVKLHKDTLYVELSSSVLREELSYGKDKIISMLNESLGKNLITKLILR; from the coding sequence ATGAGTAAACGCCAAAACGATCCTTTCAAAATTGATGATTTAATGAAGTCCTTTGTGAAAGAAAATAAACTCGAAAAAGGGTTGGACAAAGTGAACGTGGAAGCTGCCTGGGCAGATATGATGGGCAACGGCGTCAATAACTACACCAACAGCGTGAAACTTCATAAAGACACGCTCTATGTAGAGCTAAGCTCTTCTGTTTTAAGAGAGGAATTGAGCTATGGAAAAGACAAAATCATTAGTATGCTGAACGAATCTCTTGGGAAAAACCTCATCACAAAATTAATTTTAAGGTAG
- a CDS encoding nucleoside-diphosphate kinase has product MVTNKTFTMLKPDSVEKGNIGGIVEKITASGFRIVAMKLTQLTKADAEAFYAVHSERPFYGELVTYMTRGPIVAAILEKENAVEDFRTLIGATNPAEAVEGTIRNMFADSISENAVHGSDSDENAAIEGAFHFSGREMF; this is encoded by the coding sequence ATGGTAACTAACAAAACGTTTACAATGCTTAAGCCCGATTCTGTTGAAAAAGGGAATATAGGTGGAATCGTAGAAAAAATCACAGCTTCAGGTTTCAGAATCGTAGCGATGAAATTAACACAACTTACAAAGGCAGATGCCGAAGCTTTTTATGCCGTTCATAGTGAGCGTCCATTTTATGGCGAACTGGTAACTTACATGACGCGTGGCCCTATTGTGGCGGCAATTCTTGAAAAGGAAAATGCAGTAGAAGATTTCAGAACTTTAATTGGTGCAACAAATCCAGCAGAAGCTGTAGAAGGAACCATCCGTAATATGTTTGCAGATTCTATTAGCGAAAATGCAGTGCATGGAAGTGACAGTGATGAAAACGCTGCAATTGAAGGTGCTTTCCATTTTTCAGGAAGAGAGATGTTTTAA
- a CDS encoding DHH family phosphoesterase, which produces MNTAEILDLKKILSTPKKVVIVPHKNPDGDAMGSTLGLLHYLKKLGHSATVIAPNDYPEFLKWISGTKEVLIYEEDTIASEALISEADLIFTLDFNALHRCGAMGTPIENSSAIKIMIDHHQQPDDYATYVYSDVSMCSTCEMVYHFIEMMGDLELIDVAIGEALYTGIMTDTASFRFPLTTSTTHRVIAHLIDVGVEKSNIHNAVYDTNSLGRLQLMGCALNNLRFLEEFHTSYISLTNKELDAHDFQKGDTEGLVNYGLSLKGAKFAVIFIEHREESIIKISFRSKGPFDVNAFARTHFNGGGHKNASGGRSNLNLEDTIAKFISILSDYKSELNS; this is translated from the coding sequence ATGAATACAGCAGAAATTTTAGACCTTAAAAAAATATTATCCACACCTAAAAAAGTGGTCATTGTCCCTCATAAAAATCCAGATGGAGACGCTATGGGCTCCACTTTAGGATTGTTACATTACCTTAAAAAATTAGGACATTCGGCAACCGTGATTGCGCCCAATGACTACCCAGAGTTTTTGAAATGGATTTCAGGAACCAAAGAGGTTCTTATATATGAAGAAGACACTATTGCTTCTGAGGCACTCATTTCCGAAGCTGATCTTATTTTTACTTTAGACTTCAATGCACTACACCGATGTGGTGCGATGGGTACGCCTATTGAAAATTCAAGTGCCATTAAAATTATGATTGATCATCACCAACAACCGGATGATTATGCGACCTATGTCTATTCTGACGTGAGTATGTGTTCGACTTGCGAAATGGTGTATCATTTTATCGAAATGATGGGTGATTTAGAGCTGATAGATGTCGCTATTGGAGAAGCATTATATACAGGTATTATGACCGATACTGCTTCGTTCCGATTTCCGCTAACCACGAGTACTACCCACCGAGTGATTGCACATTTAATTGACGTTGGGGTTGAGAAATCAAACATTCACAACGCGGTGTATGATACCAATAGTTTAGGTCGTCTCCAACTTATGGGCTGTGCCTTAAATAATTTAAGATTTTTAGAAGAATTCCACACTTCTTATATCAGTTTAACCAATAAGGAATTGGATGCGCATGATTTTCAAAAAGGAGATACGGAAGGCTTGGTGAATTATGGCTTGTCGCTGAAAGGTGCTAAATTTGCCGTCATATTTATTGAACACCGTGAAGAAAGTATCATTAAAATCTCATTTCGATCTAAGGGTCCTTTTGATGTAAATGCTTTCGCAAGAACACATTTTAACGGAGGTGGACACAAGAATGCGTCTGGCGGACGTAGCAACCTCAATCTTGAAGATACCATTGCAAAATTTATTAGTATATTGTCTGACTATAAATCGGAACTAAATTCATGA